The Dioscorea cayenensis subsp. rotundata cultivar TDr96_F1 chromosome 16, TDr96_F1_v2_PseudoChromosome.rev07_lg8_w22 25.fasta, whole genome shotgun sequence sequence NNNNNNNNNNNNNNNNNNNNNNNNNNNNNNNNNNNNNNNNNNNNNNNNNNNNNNNNNNNNNNNNNNNNNNNNNNNNNNNNNNNNNNNNNNNNNNNNNNNNNNNNNNNNNNNNNNNNNNNNNNNNNNNNNNNNNNNNNNNNNNNNNNNNNNNNNNNNNNNNNNNNNNNNNNNNNNNNNNNNNNNNNNNNNNNNNNNNNNNNNNNNNNNNNNNNNNNNNNNNNNNNNNNNNNNNNNNNNNNNNNNNNNNNNNNNNNNNNNNNNNNNNNNNNNNNNNNNNNNNNNNNNNNNNNNNNNNNNNNNNNNNNNNNNNNNNNNNNNNNNNNNNNNNNCTTCACACCAGGTAATATTTACATCCCGTGACACTTGCGGGAAGCGATCGTgcttggcgccgttgccgggacCATTAAGGAATTTAGgaaattttagattattactctagccatttcattctttactcatttgttgtttttctcttttcctcgatcttaactttctatcaatttttcTTGTATGCGTACAAATGTATGCATGACACGTCGGAatccatcgaccttgattacaCCATACATGGCAAaccgaacatcaagttggaagactaaTACGTATATAGGATTTGACGTGCCGGATAAATGGGCACGACAACTTCATGTTTCACAATTTTCGAATGATTGTCTTAGGCGCACTTTTTACTATCGTGACCCTAGTATGGCTATGATGGAAGTGAGCTGCTACGATGCTATTTTAAGACCTTGGAGTGGTGCTCGacacacgtccgaatatgcgtgtaaaccgcaagtgcagtGTCGGCACTAATTACCCCGtggagtgggtagtcgaatccacagtgaacaggggctactagtactaacttcttctctcgctttctaacctaatgataaatggaaaggtgtggtgatctaatgtgcgaagaaatgaataccggagacaaatatgcaagggtaaaatggatggagatctcaatcaagaaaagtggggtattcgggcaatgctcccctaggattcgtgtattagATACTcgaataagcaaaagtgtttctatgatgagtaagttaagtcgtggaaatccaaatataatcggatccggcctcccgatcaccgatactagtcccctacaaggtcccggtggagaaatcgctcaatctcaacacctcacaccacatatgactacaaagcactctagggattccaagagttgtatccgattcctaaaaattgatccaaccctaattcccggcgaaagatcctaaccccctacaaggtccccgcggagaaatctctcaatctcatgcctcacaccaaatatggtttcatagagcttaaggaacggagatagaatacactcaatcggaagggagaggggacactccactatctcatgactcaccctctcaaccctctttaaccttgaagttctaactctaatggagacctctctcacatcaaagtaacaaatcatgcaaatccaatcaaccacaaggattaattaaacaagcaagcaatgagaatacaagattaaaacttaatcaaactcggattaaatagaaacactaagcaaaaccacaaaagatgagaatcgtagggttcacaagcccaaataccctctagggttttagttctccatggagcaacatacaaaacacaccatcaatgaatgaaagtacattaaaaccatagaaataaacccccttatatatgaactgatggcctttatggagagcttcgacgtcttgaaggacccactccgaagctaggttcaccggtggcttccttgatgctatgacggaggaggaatcgatcaaagttggtgacgaagtgcctccaaagccgcaaagacctcctctccaaaccctagccgtctcacccctcaagagccgcacaaaagatcagaaagaatagggcaaaacggctatttataggccttagatcgcgtctgtcacgtgccctcacgcgcccgtgtggattttccacgcgcccgcgtgggctgcaagaatttccatgcgggcgcacggaatttccacgcgggcgcgcggaatttccacacggccgcgtgaacaataattttactacagtactgctacagtgaaacttCTACAgtattttcacaaaacgcgatccgaacactcttctcttaaggccacatgtccgggcacatgttcatgtggtaggctataaaacttttcttcatcgacgtatctttgagaggtcttgcaatcttcacaaagagaaggaacatgaagatgtggctgcctttgtgcccttccaactagtgaattcacttgaatcttcttggaagttggcacacatctccacgtttatgaactgctcttgtgtcttgatccttgaattgaacaagaactcccaacattgtgtctttatagcctatctttgcttcctttttactcttcaaggcattcacaacctatatgcataaaagaacaccaaatacacaatatgagacataaaccacagtaaaaatgatgctcaatgcatgtaaaacatatataaaaatatgtctactcaagcacttatcaagaagtTCAGCAACCTTCATTATCTTTCTAAACTCCTATCTTTCCTCCTCTCTTTCTCCTATTCTCTATCATCTTCCCCTCTGTTACTCTACTTATTACTCTGGGATCGCTACGCCTCCATCTTGTGACTTAAaaaggctttttttttcttggtgatTAATGGAGCTTTTGTTTGGACTTTGGTCCTATGTTTTTTAACCTTCACATGAAATGTTGCCAAATTAAAATTGGTGTTTTCTgcttatgttgttgttgttgttgttgttgttgttgttgttgcaattctcttgtttgtttaattatttatgccACTTGCTCTATAATGTTTGATCTCTCTATGGAAAACTTTTCTTGGATAGTTTACCTCTTTTGCTTACATTTGATATTATTGTTAGTGCTTTTAGGATCTTTTTCTCCCTATAATTGAATCAAATCAAACCACATATTTGTCATGCTATTGTTCTCTCATATCTATGTTTTActtgaaagttatttttaaaaattagataaaaagtatatttttctcCTTTCTTAGGGATAACATGATACttgatttgttatatatatgaaaatatgaacCAATTACCAAGTAGTCTATTGGTAGTCGAGTCCCCATTAGAACttttcacaagtggtgagagtttgaatcaTGGGTGAGGACATATTTTTAGGAGTATGAGTAGTGATTATATGCGGGTGGTCCCCAACGCCACGTGCTAGCGCAGGGCCCCGTCTCCAATTTACTCCGCCAAGGCTTAAACAAATTTGTatgaataaatacaaatttccctttttttattcaatattatagatataagaaagagaaatatgCCAAGAGTAGAAGTAGAAATGGCAATATTACATGTCAAACGGCATCAATGTAAGAATTGTCTTGAGCAAAAGGATTAGTTAAAGCAACCTATCTACTATGATTTTGAGTAGGATTAGTTAATTTGTTTTAGAAGAACCTGATTTATATGATCTACGACTCCATATAAGACATCCTCTCTCGCAAAACTTTAAGTGTGTCAAGTAATCGCTTTAGCGTGTCCAAGATGAGGATGTAGTGACGTGTTCATCAATACTTTAAAAGTCGTGGGAAATTTGTCCCACTGAGTACTTATTCCtgctttaatttatttgtcctgaaatgaacaaaaaaagtCCCTCCAAAGTTCGGTATTTATAGAAACACCCTTCTAGTTTGAATATTCACAGCTCATCACTCCTTTTCCGTACATATGAATATTTGGTCCTTGCAGCTACTAACTCCATGAATTTTTGAGGAGAAAAATACCGAAAATGCCCCGCCAGTTACATCAATGATATGTTCTCTCTCAACATTGGGAAGTGGAGGGTTAAGCGGCCACGAATACCGAGAGGGGAGTGTTGGTTCTCCCGGCACGCCTTCTCTCGCCTGCCCTTCACATTCTCGAGACTTGCCCCTTCGAGATGTCGAGAGTTACACACATTGAAGCCCTGTGTTCAACTGAAGTATTGAGAAGAAGTTTGCCAGAGCTTTCCAGGGTCTTCATTGTTGTTTCCTTGACACCATCTCCATACTCTTGAATCAGCGAACCTGAAGATATTAATGGAATATTGTAGGGTTGTTTTTACATCgctgtttttggtttttagggttttgtaattgaaggttttttaagttttgtttgttgtgtatGATCCAGACTTAAATTTGGAAAGTTGTCGTTCTTTCTCGAATGGAAGATGATGTTTATAAACGTgtggtttttagtttttagctTTGTCTTTTTTGCCTCGTGTTGTTTACCCCTTAAATTAAtcggttttcatttaaataaatgtgtCTCCACTTATAATTTCTAGCTTCCacttaaatattattgataGTTCTTTAATCCTTCTTGGTGAAGGTATTGGACATATGGCAACCAATCTTGTAAACGGCAGGTGTTATTTGGTCTCTATAGCGGAAACGATTGTCGAAAGTTAAGACAAAAACATGAGTTCTAGGTATTTAGAAATCATCCGGAGTACTCCTTTCGCATCGTTAATTGAAATTGAACCTGTACTACAAGAGAGGGGATTGCTCGATGCTCGCTGCAGAGATACGATGAGCGCctcccaaaaatttaaaattggtgAGAGCTTGTTGACGCTTTAGGGTCGAAGATGTATCCATTATTCTTGGTCTCAGATGCGATGGGGACGCGGTGGttttaaaaaagagaaagcCACATTCAGAAtttgaacaaaaatatttctcaaaaacCCTATGAAAGACATAGGgaagctataaaaaaaaactcttagcaCACTAGTCCggaaaagggaagaagaagaaaactttgtgAAGATATTGTTGGTATTCATCATGGGGACCATGCTGTTCCCGAACTCATCATGTTCTATTCCCAATTGGCTTGTAGACTATATAGACGATCTTCCCGTAATGCGGCGCTATGCATGGGCTCAAGCCACacataagtggcttatggatGGCGTCCCGCAAATGGCCGCCAGAGTTCAAGCAAGATGCTCTGGTAAGAAGACAAACACTGGCTACTTGCGAGGATGTGATGTCGCTCTAAATATTTGGTTCTACGAAGTAACTAGCACCGGCAAGAAGGTGCAATTtggtaactgataagtgcttgagtagacatgtttttatgcatgttttacatacattgagcatcatattttattcggtttatgtctcatttcgtgtattgggtgttcttttatgcatataggttgtgaaggcattaggatttcaaaagggagcgaagataggctatcatggcataatattgggagttcttgtacaaatcaagttggaagacacaagaggagttcgtttatgaggagatgtgtgccaacttccatagttttgcaagccaagttattaatggaagggcacaaaggcagccatgtctccacattcctcctctttgtaaagatttcaagacctttcaagacgcattgatgaaggaaaagccagATAGCTCTACCATATGATCGCAGCCCGATCgcgtggccttaagaggagattgtttatcatcgcgcTGTGGAAATCATCGTAGCGAAAGTGCTCGTAGGCAAATTCATCGAGACGCACCATCAGCAGAGATCATCGCTCACGCGCCTGCTGAAATTCccgcgcgaccgcgtggaaagtCCTCGCAGCCCACGCtggcgtggaaaatccacgcgctGCTGGGGGCACGTGATGACGCGTCAgtgaggcctataaatagccgcttttgctctattcttttctcatctttgtgcggctcttgaggggtgagactgctagggtttggagaggaggtctttgcggcttttggaggcgcttcgtcaccaactttgatcgattcctcctccgtcatagcatcaaggaagccaccgtgaacctagctcggagtgggtccttcaagacgtcgaagctctccatcaaggccatcgctcatatataaggggtttatttctatggttttaatgtactttcattcattgatggtgtgtttttgtatgttgctccatggagggctaaaaccctagagggtatttgggcttgtgaaccctaggattctcatcttttgtggatttgctctgtgtttctatttaatccgagtttgattaagtttcattcttgtttgtttaatgcttgcttgccttattgatcttatggttatttggtttgcatgatttgttgccttggtgggagagagatctccattagggttagaacctcaagattgaagagggttgagagggtgagtcatgagatagtgaagtgtcccctttccctccgattggtgtattctatctccattcccctaagctctatgcaaccatatttggtgggaggcgtgagattgctcgatttctccgccgggaccttgtagggggttaggatctttcgccgggaattagggttggatcaatctttaggaattagATACAcgctttggaatccctagagtgcttttagcggtcatatgtggtgtgaggtgttgagattgagcgatttctccaccgggacctcgagggggactagtatcggtgatctagagatagacccgattatgtttggatctccacgacttaacttactcatcatagaaacactttgcttatccggtaccctAATaccctgaatcctaggggagcatctGCCCAATACCCCACTTTcatcgattgagattctccttccatttttacccttgcatattcgccTCCGTGTTCAtctctttgcacattagatcaccacactatcctattatcattaggctagatagcagagaagaagttagtactagtagcccctgctccctcgtggattcgactacccactcaccagggtaattattactacgacacccgtgcacttgcggtttacacacgcatattcggacgtgtcagtaaCACTCCCCGGATCCTGTGTTACGAGGTAAACAGTTTCAAGAAGCAAGCATCCATCGGTTCATTGCTATCATCAGTCGAGGGGAAAGAGGTATTTAGTTTATACTTAACTTATTTAGTGTCCgcttaataattttcttttccgatttaaatgtttagtttacacttaatatatttagtttttggTTAAGTTTTCTAGTTTTCACTTGCACAAAAATGTTTTTAGTTAACTTTTAggttttgcacttaaaatataatttttttgcttaataAATTAGTGTTTACGGTTAAAATATGTAGTTTAGACTTAATTTGTTAAGGTTCCGCTTaagaattaattttgattgttgttttaagtttttttcgCTTTGAGTATCATTGTTTACCTTGACCGTATGTCATTTCCACATTACGCTTTTCCACCCTCGCCCGACTAATGTCAAGAAGAAGCTCTTGTCGACAAGCCACCGTGGAGAAGAAGTGGTTAGCAAAAATATGTCTTGACGCAAAAATCTGGGAGAAATCCACTGTGGAAACGTGGACGGTCTCCCTCACCACCGAGGAGCCCACCACGTCGGGGTCGACATGGTTCTGTTTCTGTTAATCCACCGAGGGGGTAATTGATGAAGACATTGGGTTAGATTTACTGAAAGGTTTTGAGAAGTTGTCCGAAATTGTTGGTGGGCTTCAAACCGTAGTTGAACTAATCGAGGGTCGTAGCCCTTCCAATGTCACACCGACAACTGACGACACCAAGGATTTGCCACCGAAATAAGAGGCCAGCAAGAGATCTCGAGTGAAGAAGGTTCCCTGTAGCCGAAGACAACCATTGCCTATTCTCGTATCTAATGTTTCTGATTATGCTCCTCTCAAGCCGCCATCACGACAATCTACAAAGTCTCAGCGATTTCGCAAGTCGATTGCCAACCGTAAGAACGGCCTCTAAAAATTGCCCCGAAAGGGCAAAAGTCAAGACAAACTCAATTCCCCTAGTCACCGAGTTCGCTCTTTCGGACCCACAAAGCACCATCCCCACGCCCTTCCCTCTCCGCACCAGCCAAGCAATCCCCACCCGCTTCCCCCTCCACACTCGATCCGTCATCCCCACTCCCTCCCTCCTTTACAACCAACAAGCAATCCCCACCCGCTTCCCCTCTGCACCCAATCCGTCATTCCCACTCCCTTCGCCCTCCCGGACCCGCGCTATCTTCCCCAATCCCTCCCTCTCCGGATCCGCAGAACCTTCCCCCTGCCCCTTCCCACTCCGGACCGGTGCCATCTTGTCCATTTCCTTCCTTCTCTAAACCGACGAAGCCATCTCCACCCGTTTCACCACCAGTCGACGTCACCGAAAACGTCAACGTCAAGTCTATAATCGAATCACTAACATCCTTGAGAAATGATCTGCCCCCTTCGTCAGATGAGAAGTTTGGAAATGTGGAGGACATCCACACTGACCCACCAACTGGTCATGAGGTATCGAACATGGAGGACATCCACACTGACTCCCCGAATCTAAAACTGTCTCCGTCGACAAGCGCGAAACCATCAactgacactactgatgaagcGTCAGTTGTCATCCCAAAACCAATACCGGAGACGTCATCAATTGAGGAACAGGCAGTGGTACCGACCGAACAAGTTACTCAGACTTTTAGGGTACCACGGAACAAACGTCCTGCCGGATTTATGAGATTAAATAAAGTCAAACAACTGACAATCAGCCACTTTCTAAACTGTCCGATGGACATGTAAGCATCCtgtttatacttttattgtCTTCACTTCACTtaagttttaatgtttacacttaattttaatgttttacgCTTACATTTTAGTTATTCCAATTAAACTTACATTTTTCCGCATAAGTGTTTATGTTTTCACTTAAGTTCAAAATTTGCCTCTTAACTTCAAAGTTTTCCAATTAAACTTATATGTTTCCGTATATGTTTTAATGTTTCCACTTAAGTTTCAATATTTTCCTCTTACCTATAAATGTTTCCACTTGGTTAAAAAAATTCCCGCTTAATTTACAATGTTACGCTCAATTTTAGTGCTTTGATCCGGTAGGACTTATGTCTGGAAGAACGATGTGTCATACACCACTCGGGCCCGTGTCTACTCTCGTTGAAGGGAAGGAAATGGtcactgatgatgtgatggaagTATATGTATTGATAATCATAGAACGATGAATAACGTAACCGCACTCATTACAATGTACGCTCAAAGAATCACCCCGACCACTTGCTCTTTTTGATGTCCCTCATCGAGCACACGTAAGAAGAGTCATTGGTCATGATGGCTGATGTTGTACATCGGTTTATGGATGTCGACGCCATCTTGATGCTTATTATACTTCATGGTTACTTCCATCTCCTCGTACTCGATAAAGTGAAGAAggaatatattcattattcctCATCTGTCAGTCTGAAATATGATCAAGATGCCATCCACATGGTAAacaatgttttcattcatttaaacTGTTTCTATTTTCGTCGCCATTTGGCTTGACCGATGCATGTTTTGTTGACAGCGGGAACTATTTGATAGATGTTTAGCAATCAAATTTGGTGATAACTCGACGGAAGCTTACCTTTTTAGACACGAACGGAATTGCCCACGGAAAAAGCCGGGTATAGTCGATTATCCAGTCTATGTCATGCATTTTATAGAGCAAATACTCGCTGGCGAGAAACTAAAACTCCCTAAACAGCCATTCCACACTTGCGTCTACGTTTCGCGGCTCACATATTGATGGATGGCGTTGCCTATGGTCGCCTAACTTCCGGAGAATCAAAGAACTGTTAGGATATGTTTAACAATACGTTCTCATTAACTTGACTTTTCTTCTAGTTTGAGTTCTCGACATGTACTTATTTGCATATCACTATGATGCTTTGAACAAGAGTTGTTTGTCATGCACGTATATGCTTGTCTACTTAAAAAGAATCGTtcttagttaaaattagttcatACTGCTTAAATATCGCTCATACTGCTTAAATTTCGTCCATActggttaaaattagttgttttCACTTAAAATTAGAACATACGGCTTTTGTTGTGGCAAGCTACACGTAAATAACATCATCTAGTCAGTCAGCTATCGATGCATTATAGGATCTACGGTTATGACCAGCATCATGGCAACGGCTGCATCGTAATTCGTGAACGATTGATGCTTGTGACTCTAGACGCTTCTGTCTTGGCCGACCAACTGGCTTCTTGGTGATTGGAGGGCGCACAAGTAGTTCGCGATTGATATCATCTGGTTTGTCATTATCCGCATCGGGAATATGGCTTCAGATATGCTTGTCGGTAAGAGTCCACTATGAAGTAGTCATCGACATATCGATGAATATTTGTGTCTGTCTGTAGTATTGCCGCACATGCATGTTTGCATGGAATGCCATATACCGCCACTCACGACATGAGCATGTCCCAAGCCGCTCAAATTGATGCAAGAGTTTTTTCCGGTCAACCACTTCAAAATGGTCACCGTCGGAACGACTCAAACCCGAAAGAGGGTTGCAAGACTCTTCAACAAGTTCTCAATCTTTCGATGTATGACGTGACATAGACGCTTCTCCCATCTCGAGATTGTTCACGTCGATGACACAACATGCCCATCAACTTAAAACCTTTGTACAAAAGAAGAATCATGAAATAATAAGCtggaaatattaaaacttaatcgAAACACTATAATTTAATCGTGAAAACGATGTAACTTAAGCGGTAACAATTAAACTTAAGCTGAAatatttgaaacttaattagaaaattataatttaatcataaacAATGCAAGTTAAGCAAGAAATCTTAATATTAAGTGATAACAATTAAACATACGcgaaaaaatttaaacttaatcgaaaaattataatttaatcagaaactattttatattaaGCGTAAACAATTAATATTAGCGTAAAATAATTGACACTCAATcgtgaataaataaatttaagctGAAAATGGTGCGACTCTATCGAGTCTACCATGTTTGTGACAGGGAGATGGCGTGCCTCTTTTATCCATGCATTAAACGACTCCGCCACGTTTGAGTACATATCCCCCCATCTCTCACCTTTGAACATGTAGTTCGCCCAAAGTGTGCCAAATCGATTTCAAGATCAACCATTGATGTGCATCCACCGATGTGTTTAACGGATGCAAGCAAATTTCATCGAATTCTTTTTCAAAGACATGAAAACACAATTCTCGATAATATAGACTAGCACCTTTCTTTCAGTGATTTGCCAAGTCCCGACATTTGTTTTCATGAAGTTTGCTTCCAGTGGCGCAAACAATATACATGCGGTGAGGAAGGGAATACCTTCATGACAAAGATTGataaggcccttggacctatcGATATAAAATGTAATAAGTTTCACATATTCATCATTATCATATATAGTATCTCCAAGCTTTGACAAGAACCATCGCCCAGCTCGAGATCCGTTTTCATTATCTACTGATTACAAAATGCCACATGAAAAAAACCATCGTTCCCATCTTTTCCCGTCATACCCAACAAAAGTGCCCATGTATTTACCGAGCAAGTGAGTTTCATCTAGGTACAAACGAATGGCTCTACATCCTCGCCTTGAAACCAATGACATGCTTCAAAAGTCAAAACGCACGCTTGAAACCGGACCTGCTATTCTTCACGATAGCAACGCTACTGTGGTTTGTCACTAACACCTTCTTCGCGCTCACATCAATAAGTCATAGCTCGCCACCTCACTCCCATGCAAAAACCTCCTTGGTGACCTCTTTCCCCAGCTAGCTTGTTTATAGGATAAATAGACACCTTGGTCTCAAGCAACATATCATCGTCGAATGTCAATAGCCCTATACAGGGGACGGTCATTCAGCTTATGTATGACACGTGCACTCACCCACTTTTTTTATGCCTTGGGATGTAAGGATTTGCCAATACAGCCACCACACGCGGTGTGTGGGATACATCGTCTTGATCCTAAATGTCCGGTGGTTACCTTCCATGGACGCTGGGCACGCACGATTCACAACCTTCAAAGCAGACACTTGATCTACTACCGCTTGTCATTCTTGATGAATGTAAAGATAAAATTGCGTTTGATAgcaaaattcctaagtgcaTCTTTAAAATGTTCACTGTCAGAAAACTGATCACCGACTTCCATTGAAACAATCTCTTGATCTTCTGACGAAGGCCGGATGAATAGAACACCCAAGAAGTTGTTGATGGGTGGAAATGTGGCCTTGTCCAAGAACATACTCTCCAAAAATAAATCTTTGTAGGTACAAACGGATANNNNNNNNNNNNNNNNNNNNNNNNNNNNNNNNNNNNNNNNNNNNNNNNNNNNNNNNNNNNNNNNNNNNNNNNNNNNNNNNNNNNNNNNNNNNNNNNNNNNNNNNNNNNNNNNNNNNNNNNNNNNNNNNNNNNNNNNNNNNNNNNNNNNNNNNNNNNNNNNNNNNNNNNNNNNNNNNNNNNNNNNNNNNNNNNNNNNNNNNNNNNNNNNNNNNNNNNNNNNNNNNNNNNNNNNNNNNNNNNNNNNNNNNNNNNNNNNNNNNNNNNNNNNNNNNNNNNNNNNNNNNNNNNNNNNNNNNNNNNNNNNNNNNNNNNNNNNNNNNNNNNNNNNNNNNNNNNNNNNNNNNNNNNNNNNNNNNNNNNNNNNNNNNNNNNNNNNNNNNNNNNNNNNNNNNNNNNNNNNNNNNNNNNNNNNNNNNNNNNNNNNNNNNNNNNNNNNNNNNNNNNNNNNNNNNNNNNNNNNNNNNNNNNNNNNNNNNNNNNNNNNNNNNNNNNNNNNNNNNNNNNNNNNNNNNNNNNNNNNNNNNNNNNNNNNNNNNNNNNNNNNNNNNNNNNNNNNNNNNNNNNNNNNNNNNNNNNNNNNNNNNNNNNNNNNNNNNNNNNNNNNNNNNNNNNNNNNNNNNNNNNNNNNNNNNNNNNNNNNNNNN is a genomic window containing:
- the LOC120278561 gene encoding vegetative cell wall protein gp1-like, whose product is MRRYAWAQATHKWLMDGVPQMAARVQARCSGKKTNTGYLRGCDVALNIWFYEVTSTGKKVQFAPSPRPSLSAPAKQSPPASPSTLDPSSPLPPSFTTNKQSPPASPLHPIRHSHSLRPPGPALSSPIPPSPDPQNLPPAPSHSGPVPSCPFPSFSKPTKPSPPVSPPVDVTENVNVKSIIESLTSLRNDLPPSSDEKFGNVEDIHTDPPTGHEVSNMEDIHTDSPNLKLSPSTSAKPSTDTTDEASVVIPKPIPETSSIEEQAVVPTEQVTQTFRVPRNKRPAGFMRLNKVKQLTISHFLNCPMDM